The Watersipora subatra chromosome 1, tzWatSuba1.1, whole genome shotgun sequence genome has a window encoding:
- the LOC137390608 gene encoding phospholipase A(2)-like has translation MGACNRMLDRWQRDASILHGIFPGTKWCGKGNIASGPKDFGKLVGLDACCMKHDQCPLSVLPGETKFGITNRGIYPISHCGCDDQLHSCLKGLSDDNAQLLDEIYFEVLRMKCFIKEYPRVCVRWYWWGSCKEFKEDRKSLPVVQLAGPRHT, from the exons ATGGGCGCTTGCAACAGGATGCTCGATAGATGGCAAAGAGATGCGAGCATACTGCACGGTATATTCCCAG GAACAAAGTGGTGTGGTAAAGGAAACATAGCTTCAGGACCAAAGGACTTCGGGAAACTAGTTGGGCTGGATGCTTGCTGCATGAAGCACGATCAATGCCCACTGTCAGTGCTGCCAGGAGAGACTAAGTTTGGTATAACTAATCGAGGCATCTACCCGAT atctCATTGTGGATGTGATGATCAACTGCATAGCTGCCTAAAGGGGTTAAGTGATGACAATGCTCAGCTTCTCGATGAGATATATTTTGAAGTTCTGCGCATGAAATGTTTCATCAAAGAATATCCCAGGGTTTGCGTCAG GTGGTACTGGTGGGGCTCATGTAAAGAATTTAAAGAGGACAGAAAGAGTCTGCCTGTCGTACAGCTAGCAGGCCCACGACACACTTAA
- the LOC137410464 gene encoding activated RNA polymerase II transcriptional coactivator p15-like: MPKSKELISSDSDSDASDPKPKKAKKDKSKEKSSSTKSAASTGVRGEDGEVMYPLSKQRNVSVSEFRGKPLVNIREYYEKDGKMLPGRKGISLNLEQWNKLKSYISDIDSELARI, translated from the exons ATGCCTAAATCTAAGGAGCTCATCAGCTCTGACAGTGACTCGGATGCC TCAGACCCAAAGCCTAAGAAGGCAAAGAAAGACAAATCAAAGGAGAAGTCAAGTTCCACAAAGAGTGCAGCGAGCACAGGTGTGAGAGGTGAAGATGGAGAGGTCATGTATCCG TTGTCGAAACAGAGAAATGTCAGTGTCTCCGAGTTTCGTGGGAAACCGCTAGTCAACATCAGAGAATATTATGAAAAAGATGGCAAGATGCTACCAGGAAGGAAGG GTATATCATTGAACCTGGAGCAGTGGAACAAGCTCAAATCTTACATCTCTGATATAGACAGTGAATTGGCCCGCATCTAG
- the LOC137386007 gene encoding zinc finger protein 511-like: MSKPKKRRFEPDAAFFEQGSIICRLLQETLVPLSSLKSDGVVMDEDVQVIDCQLQGCYQQFSSLYSYEEHYATRHRNVCRECGKILPTTRLLDLHIDELHNPLFDMQSKKSPMFQCLISGCAETFMSSKIRRKHLIEVHKYPSSFRFERAALSKCKTSQKNKKDDKSSEKMDITSQNNSSQGSRYKYNCKVPASFSFGQGVQKGFVRRKRPKGNHLIKMGAVQSQNVTIEDVDMKDLATALEQ; the protein is encoded by the exons ATGTCGAAACCCAAAAAAAGACGGTTTGAGCCAG ATGCTGCCTTCTTTGAGCAGGGTAGTATTATATGTCGTCTGCTCCAGGAGACGCTCGTACCTTTGAGCTCGCTGAAGTCTGATGGAGTTGTTATGGATGAAGATGTGCAAGTGATAGACTGTCAGCTGCAGGGTTGTTATCAACAGTTTTCTTCATTGTACAG ttatgaAGAACATTATGCCACGAGACATCGGAATGTCTGCCGAGAGTGTGGAAAGATTTTACCGACTACAAGACTTTTAGATCTTCACATCGATGAGCTGCACAACCCTCTGTTCGATATGCAGTCTAAAAAGTCACCAATG TTTCAGTGTCTTATCTCTGGCTGTGCAGAGACATTCATGTCATCCAAGATTAGGAGAAAACATCTGATAGAAGTGCACAAATATCCATCATCCTTTCGATTTGAGAGAGCAGCACTATCAAAATG TAAGACATCACAGAAGAATAAGAAAGATGATAAGAGTTCAGAGAAAATGGACATAACCAGCCAGAATAACTCGTCTCAGGGATCTAGATACAAATACAATTGCAA AGTCCCAGCTTCCTTTTCCTTCGGTCAGGGAGTACAAAAAGGTTTCGTGAGACGAAAACGACCTAAGGGCAATCACTTAATAAAGATGGGAGCTGTTCAATCACAGAATGTTACTATTGAAGACGTTGACATGAAAGATCTGGCTACGGCTTTAGAACAGTAA